The Candidatus Latescibacter sp. region TAAAAGGATTTTAATTTTAATTCAGTCTTAATGAAGACGAACACATGCGTAAGATTGGCAAAGTAACCTAAAGTTTATGTGGATCTCTCTCACGGAATAAAGAAATTCAAGGAATTGCAGAAAAAATATGTTTGGAAATGGCCTTGATAAAATTCGAAAACAGTTTTAAATTAAGTTATGTTGATGAAAAGAAAAATTTTTGAAAGGACAGTAAGCCATGGCAAAAATTATTGACGGCAAAGCTATCGCCCTGGAAATGCAGGAGGAGATGAAAGCTCAGGTGGCCGAATTAAAGATTAAAGGCATTATACCGGGTCTTGCGGCCATCCTTGTCGGAGATAATCCGGCCTCAAAAACCTATGTTCGCAACAAGGAAAAAGCCTGCGAGCGAATAGGAATATATTCCGATGTTTACCGGCTTCCCGCTTCGACCTCTGAAGGTGATCTTATCGCCCTGGTGGATGATTTAAACAACGACAGGCGCATTCACGGGATTTTAGTTCAACTCCCTCTTCCTGCTCACATCGATGAGGGAAAGATGATCATGAAAGTCGACCCCGACAAAGATGTGGATGGTTTCCATCCGGTTAATGTGGGGAAAATGGTGATCGGCCAGCCTGCATTTCTCCCCTGCACTCCCCATGGCTGTAAAATTCTTTTGGAACGCAGCGGGATCGAAACAAAAGGGAAACATATGGTGATACTCGGGCGTTCAAATATTGTAGGAAAGCCTCTGGCAAATATCATGCTCCAGAAATCGAAGGGAGCGAATGCCATTGTCACGGTATGTCATTCCGCCACAAAGAACATTGCCGATTACACCCTTCAGGCCGATATTCTGGTGGCCGCGACCGGCAAACCGCATCTGGTCACCGCGGACATGGTCAAAGAGGGGGTAGTGGTTATCGATGTGGGAATGAACTGGATCGATGACCCTTCTCATATCAGCGGAAAGCGGCTGGTCGGAGATGTGGATTTCGAAGCGGTTTCTAAAAAGGCATCGGCGATTACCCCGGTTCCCGGTGGCGTCGGTCCGATGACCATCACCATGCTCATGCACAATACCATCCAGTCGGCTTTACGGTTCCACGAACAAGCCAGGTGATTGCACATCTGCCCGATAATGAGTGAATTTGAAAAGAGAGTGGTTGAATACTGCAACCGTCACCGGCTCCTTTCCGGAGGAGACAGGGTCCTTGCAGCCCTGTCCGGCGGAGGTGATTCGGTGGCTCTGCTCTCATGCCTGACGAGAATTAGGGGTATTCTCGGTTTCACTCTCGAAGCGGCGCACCTCAATCATTCCCTCCGTGGACCTGAATCCGATGAAGATGAAACATTCACGCGGGAATTATGTGACCGTTTGAAAGTTCATCTGACTGTATCGAGGCTCGCTTTAGGAGAGTTGAGAAAAAAAGGGGAATCGCTGGAGTCCGCCGCCCGTAAGGCCCGTCAAATGTTTCTTGAAACGGTCGCCCGGGAACGAAACCTCTCGAAGATTGCCACCGGTCATACCAGCGACGACCTGGCTGAAACAGTTCTCCAGCGCATAATCCGGGGAACGGGACCATCCGGTCTTGCGGGGATTCTTCCTGTACGCGATAATATATGGATTCATCCGCTCCTCGACCGGTCTCGTGACGATGCCCGCACGTATCTGCAT contains the following coding sequences:
- the folD gene encoding bifunctional methylenetetrahydrofolate dehydrogenase/methenyltetrahydrofolate cyclohydrolase FolD; this translates as MAKIIDGKAIALEMQEEMKAQVAELKIKGIIPGLAAILVGDNPASKTYVRNKEKACERIGIYSDVYRLPASTSEGDLIALVDDLNNDRRIHGILVQLPLPAHIDEGKMIMKVDPDKDVDGFHPVNVGKMVIGQPAFLPCTPHGCKILLERSGIETKGKHMVILGRSNIVGKPLANIMLQKSKGANAIVTVCHSATKNIADYTLQADILVAATGKPHLVTADMVKEGVVVIDVGMNWIDDPSHISGKRLVGDVDFEAVSKKASAITPVPGGVGPMTITMLMHNTIQSALRFHEQAR